The region TATCCAGCGTCGCGTTGGGGGTCAGTCCGGCATCGAGGGTCGAGACAGGATTGTTGGTGATATAGGAGAGCGGCGACTGTACCGGGGACTCCGGGAACTGGAGGTAAGCCGGAATGACAAACTTGCCCCATCCAGCGCGGATGACCGTCTTATCGTCCGGACGGAAGGCGAGCCCGAGACGAGCAGAGAAGTTGGAGAAGTTCTCGTTCCGCAGGCCCTTATCAGGATGTTGCGGCGAGTCGACCAGGTCGTATGCTCCCGTGACCGGACGGCCTGCGACAGAGATAGCACCCAGCACAGGATTGACTTCCGTGGGATTGAAGGTCGCCATCAGGTTGTGACGTTCGCGCCATACACCGGGAATCTCGTAGCGCAGACCGACATTCAGCGTCAGCTTGGAGCTGATGTTCCAGTTATCCTGCACGTAATATCCCTGATAGTAGATGGTGCTGTAGGTTGGAGGAGCAATCTGCACAACGCTTGGATTTGAAGCCTGGTCAACCATATATCCCATGAGGAAGGATGCGAATGGATGGCCGCTGACTCCATTGTTGAGCAAAGAGGACATATTCGGATCGAAGTTGAATGAACCGCCAGGATTATTGTTCTGGAAGTAATTCATCTCAAGGCGGCGGAGATCTGCACCGGCCTTGATGGTGTGACCCTTAATGGTCTTGGTGATGGTGGGAGAAATTACATAGTTGTTGTTGATGGAGAAGATGTAACCCGTACCGATGCCATTGACGGTTGGATTTGACAGGCCGATACGCGGAACTGTCGTTGAATTCGGAACCCGGTTCAGAGCCGAGATTGTTCCCATGTAAGACGGGAAGCCCAGCTGCGTCTCGTCATACCCCAGAGTTCCGGGGGTGCGTACGTAGTTCCACCGGGTGAAAGACAGATGGAGGTCGCCAATCAAGGAAGGACTGAAGAGGTATGTATCTCCGATCACTGCCTGATAGGTCTTGAAGGACTCCGGCGAGATCGGATCACCATTGATCAGACCGTTTTTATAAGGCTCTGAGCCTATGTTCTTAGAATTCCATTGTGTATAACGCCCGAAGAGACGCTGCTTGTCGCTGAGGGTAAAGTCAACACGGCCGTTGTACTGATCGTTCGTTCCACCGGCTCCGGCATATTGAACGAAGTTATTGGTAAGTCCTGGACCAGTCGGAGGCGCCCAGTATGGAAAGTTGAGCAGGTTTTTCGCAACCGGACTCCACCGCGAGGCAGGAATCACGTTTCCAACATACGGAGTGCGTGTACCGGTATAACCGGGGCAGCCTTGACCACCTGCGACCGTCCCGCCGCATGGATCATAGATCTGGCCGGGAATTCCGTTCGCAACTTTTACATTCGCCGAGGGAATGCAGAGCCCTGTTACAGGATTTTGGCCGTTTGTGCAGAGCTCGGAGAAGTCACCCTGGCGCATCTTCATGGTAGGAACGGTGTAGTTGTTGAGGCGCGACTGGGCCTGGCGGTATCCCTCATAGTTGAAGAAACCAAACAGGCGATCTTTGATAATGGGAAATCCTACTCTTGCGCCGAACTGATTTTGATGATACGGGTTTTTGCTCAAAACCTGGCTGGGGTTATGCTTCGAAAAGTACGGGGTCGAGTTGAAGATCGTATTACGAACGAACTCGTATACGGAACCGTGAATCTCATTGGAACCGGCCCTGCTGGCGATGTTGATCACGCCGCCGGTGTAGTTCCCGAATTCGGCAGTGTTGTTGCTGGTCTGCACGCGGAACTCCTGCACGGCGTCCTGCGACGGTACAAGGGCGGTAATGTTGCCATAGGAGATGTTGACCGGAGCGCCGTCATAGAGCGTCGCGCTCTGGTTGGCGCTGCCGCCGCCGATCTGGTAGTTGCCAGCGGCGAATACGTTCTGGCCTGTCAGGTTTCCGGAGGAGCTACCCTGCGGGACCACGCCTGGGACGAGGCCGACCAGCGCGAGAACGTTACGTCCGTTAAGTGGGATGTCCGTCACGGCCTTTCCCTGAACGATCTGGCCCAGAGCGGCGTTCTCCGATTGAATGATCGGAGCCTGCGAGGTTACCGTGACTTCTTCCGTCGCCGTGCCCACCGACATGTTGACGTTTTCGCGGGTGGCCAGGGCCACCTGAACTTCGACCGGGTTATGCGAATAACGTCGGAAGCCCTGCGCTTCAACTGTCAGCGTGTACTCGCCCGGAAGGATGGAGAGAAACTGATAGTCACCGGAGTCCGTTGTCATCGCGGTCCGCTTCTCACCGGTTGCGTTGTTGCTCAAGGTTACGGTGGCATTGGGAATGACAGAGCCCGTCGTATCCGTGATCGTACCCACTACAGACCCAGTCGTACCCTGAGCCCATGTGTTCTGTGCAAAAACCACAAAACACAGGGTAAGTGTGCATAGCATTACGAGCCTTAGAACTCGCATGGTCTTACCTCCTGAGAAAAGACAGGCGTGCCTGCCAGTGTTAATGTTTGGAAAGCCGTGTCTTCGCGGTGCGAGAGACAAAGAGGATTTCGCAAAGGGGATTTCCAATTTCGGCGGTTCACACTGTGATGTATCAATCTCACTTTGAACCGCCTTTTCCGGGTTTTTTGACACCCCAGAAGATGTAGGTACCGCTGCGCGTCGACGTGATGAGATCCATCGCGCCGTCGCCGTTGAGGTCACGAGCCAGTACATCGGATCCACCGCCGGAAAAGTTGTGGACCAGCTCAGGAACAAAGCGCGCACCTCCAGGAGCCGACTTGTCTCGCACTGTGCGGTACACATAGAGAACGGGGGCTCCATAGGGATCCGGATCGTAGAAGTCGTCCAGATGAGACCAGTACCGCTTGCCAGCGATAAAGTCAGGCACTCCGTCGCCATCGACGTCAGCAATGGTGGACGCGTGCGGCTCCGTGAACACTACACCTCCTGCACTCTCCTCAGGCGTGCGCCCCATCACAACGTGAGGAACGAAGGTGATCTCTCCGGAGGCGCTTCTCTTCTGTTCGAACCAGTCGATCCCCCAGCCGTGCGCCTGCATGGTGGTGACCACATCCGGCAGGCCGTCGCCATTGACGTCGTAGACGCCGATCTTCGATCCGCCGGCCGAGGTCCGGCCCCACTTGCCAAACGGTGCCGGGTGATAAGTCCATTTCGTTTCGGGACCGTTCTGCGCGGGCTGCTCCCACCATCCGTAGGTCCCCACGATATCCATACGGCCATCGCCATTGACGTCGCCGGCGCCAATGCCATGCGCGGGCCACGGGCCATGCTCACTTACCTGGTGGACGATCCACTTTTCCGTGGGATGGGCAGGGTCAGGCTTGGCATAGCACATGTAGCCGTCGCCCATATAGACAAGCTCCTGCTTGCCATCTCCATCCACATCGGCCAGGACGGTCTCTTCGCTTGCGATGGGGACGACGACCGTGTACTTCTCCCAGCGGCGCGACTCTCCTTTGGGGTTAACGTATAAAACCGCGCCAATTTTGCCCCCGCCTGAATGGCTCGTGGTTAGCACATCCGGCCAGCCGTCGCCTGTAAAGTCGGCGGCATGCTGAACCCAGTCCTCCTCCGAATAGTTCGTAGAGGCATTGACGACCTGCGCAGGGTAGATCTCGCGCGAGGTCGTATAGTCAGGACCGAAGTAGATAAACGGTCCGGAGACGATATCCAGCTTGCCATCGTGATTGAAGTCCGCCGCTGCCGCAGACCAGCCGTAGTAAAACTCGTTCACGCGCTGCATTCGGAAACCGGAGCCGACCTGCTCCTTCGGCCAGGTCTTCATCGCGATGTCTTTGTAGGCGATGGCGCGGAAATGAATGGTTGAGCCTCCCGAATAAAGGGCAAATGGGCCAAAACCATTCATGCCCTCCGTGGCGGTACTCACCGCATCTCCACCGTCGTTGAAGAAGGCGCGCAGAATGTCTGCATCCAGCAGAACTTCCACTTCGTTCCAGCCATCCTTGCGGAGGCCGCGCTCGGGGTGCTCAAGAGGAGCAGCAACTCCTCCCGGCATTGGGGGGAGCTCGGGGCGGCGGAAGGTTCTTGCAGGCGTGCCCGGAGGAGGAGCAGGCGGGGCGAAGCGAATCTGACCACCCGCAATGCGCAGCTTCGTCTTCTCGACGACCTTGCCGGAATTATCCAGGGTTACCTGATAGGCGGTGGGCTGCTGCTCCAGCGAGAGCATCACTCCCTGCATTCCGGTCGATTTTTTTTCGAGACGTAGAAAAATTCCGCCTGCGCACTCCGCTTCGCAGCGAAACTGAAGATAGACTGCCGTGTCCTGAGATGGCTTGTTGAAGACCAGCAGGCCCTCTCCCGCCGCCGTGATCTCGCCGTTGGAGGCCGTCCATTTGGCGTCTCCAACCTTGTCCCAACCTTGGAGGGAAGATCCCTTAAACGTGCCATCTGGCGCGAAACTTGGCGTTTGCGCCTGCAGGGTAGCAGCAGCACCGAGAGCAAACGCCCCCGCCATTGCCAGCTGCAGAAGAGCAGGGGCGCGGAAGATCTTTACAAAATTCGAATCAGGCGTTGTTCGCAATTTATTTTGCATAGTATGCAATGGCCATTTTTGAAGCGGAGCCATAATAGCATCGCGCCCAGCACGATTGTCGAGAGGCTTTTTCACAAAAATGCTAAAAATACTGATCGATTACTGGAGGGAGTTCCGATGCTGCGAACGATCGCAACCATACCAGCCGTTATTCTTCTTGGGATGATGCCCTTGAGCATGGATAACGGCCAATCGCCTGTCAAAAGCCCGGCAGAACGCTCTGCCGTATTCCCCGCTCATATAGAACGACTCGACCCTGCTGCGGACCGTATCCTTCCGAAGAACGCGGTTTGGCATCGGGTTGCCACCGGGTTCACCTGGGTAGAAGGACCTGTCTGGACTCACTCCGGCTCCCTGATGTTCGCCGACATCGCAAGCAACAGTATTCGCAAGGTTAGCGCTGACGGAAGTGTCACCCTATGGCTGCAGCCAAGCGGATATCGCGGCACGGAGCCATATGGAGGAAAAGAGCCGGGAACCAACGGAATGACCCTTGATTCTCGCGGCAGATTGACTGTAGCCGGCCACGCGGCACGAAATATCATGCGTTTTGAATCGATGGACCCCCACGGCCAGGTGACGATTCTGGCCGATTCGTACAACGGCAAGAAGCTCAACAGTCCAAACGACCTGGTCTACGCCCACGACGGTTCGCTCTACTTCACCGATCCGCCCTACGGCCTGAGGACACAGAGCGACAATGATCCTCATAAAGAGCTGAAGATCAATGGTGTCTATCGCCTTCCCAATGCGGTAGACCAGAAGCCCGGCTCAGCTCCGGATCGCGCGGCCCTGCAACTTCTGATCAGCGATCTTCCGCGTCCCAATGGAATTGCCTTCTCTCCAGACGGCAAATGGCTCTATGTCAGCAACTCTGACCCGAAGAAGTGGATGCGCTATCCGGTGAAGAGTGATGGCACGGTAGGAGAAGGGAGTATCTTCCTTGATGCCTCTGCCGATAAGCGAACTGGTGCTCCAGATGGGTTGAAGCTCGATACAGAGGGCAACCTCTATGCCGGCGGCCCCGGGGGCGTATGGATCATCTCACCCGCGGGCAAGCACCTGGCGACCATTCTGACCGATAAGGCAACTGCGAACGTTGCCTGGGGCGGTCCAGACGGCTCTACGCTGTACACGACGACGACAGACTCCATCTACAGTATCCGCCTCAACGCGAAGGGCATTCGCCCCTGATGCGGCCTACCAGTCGGTGAGGGTTCCATCCAGCTTGCGGGCTACCGGGAGGTAGGCCCGCTGGTATGGATACTCAGCCGCAAGCTTCTCGTCGATATCCACTCCAAGCCCGGGCGCGTCGCCGGGATACATGTATCCGGCTTCGAACCGATAGGCATGCGGGAAGACCTGGTCGGTCAAGGCTGAGTGCGGCATATGCTCCTGGATGCCAAAGTTGTGGATGGCAAGCCCAAGATGCAGTGCGGCGGCCATCGTGACCGGCGAGAGGTCCGTCGCCCCGTGGAAGCCCGTCTTCACCTGATAGACCGCTGCAAAGTCCGCAGCCTT is a window of Edaphobacter sp. 12200R-103 DNA encoding:
- a CDS encoding TonB-dependent receptor; the protein is MRVLRLVMLCTLTLCFVVFAQNTWAQGTTGSVVGTITDTTGSVIPNATVTLSNNATGEKRTAMTTDSGDYQFLSILPGEYTLTVEAQGFRRYSHNPVEVQVALATRENVNMSVGTATEEVTVTSQAPIIQSENAALGQIVQGKAVTDIPLNGRNVLALVGLVPGVVPQGSSSGNLTGQNVFAAGNYQIGGGSANQSATLYDGAPVNISYGNITALVPSQDAVQEFRVQTSNNTAEFGNYTGGVINIASRAGSNEIHGSVYEFVRNTIFNSTPYFSKHNPSQVLSKNPYHQNQFGARVGFPIIKDRLFGFFNYEGYRQAQSRLNNYTVPTMKMRQGDFSELCTNGQNPVTGLCIPSANVKVANGIPGQIYDPCGGTVAGGQGCPGYTGTRTPYVGNVIPASRWSPVAKNLLNFPYWAPPTGPGLTNNFVQYAGAGGTNDQYNGRVDFTLSDKQRLFGRYTQWNSKNIGSEPYKNGLINGDPISPESFKTYQAVIGDTYLFSPSLIGDLHLSFTRWNYVRTPGTLGYDETQLGFPSYMGTISALNRVPNSTTVPRIGLSNPTVNGIGTGYIFSINNNYVISPTITKTIKGHTIKAGADLRRLEMNYFQNNNPGGSFNFDPNMSSLLNNGVSGHPFASFLMGYMVDQASNPSVVQIAPPTYSTIYYQGYYVQDNWNISSKLTLNVGLRYEIPGVWRERHNLMATFNPTEVNPVLGAISVAGRPVTGAYDLVDSPQHPDKGLRNENFSNFSARLGLAFRPDDKTVIRAGWGKFVIPAYLQFPESPVQSPLSYITNNPVSTLDAGLTPNATLDNPLPGGITPAPGRDPVYQRLLLGGSASSLSATEDNGATYQWNFAIQRQLPLGIALEAAYSGLHGSHLPVSRNINQVSKQYLDQAAGDPSCAGSAGSLPPNCFLTKRVANPFDRSQFTQGNQQYATILSNQLYRPYPQYGGISNTGNYIGVSNYSALQMKLEKRLSSGGVLLGSYTFSKLMTNAESLTSWLEATGAPGFQNTNDLSGEYSLSGYDSRQRLTVSYVYSLPFGKNKRWGSGASGFLGGLISGYGVNGVTTFQKGFPLGFSMAQNTVSTYALTGTTRPNIVSGCKKETSGSIQSRLGDASTNKKAMYDPACFAAPGNYRFGNESRTDNQMRAPGIANFDFALFKDTHLSERLVLQLRVESFNLFNRVQFGAPNTSIGSSQMGQITTQANEPRLLQLAGRINF
- a CDS encoding FG-GAP-like repeat-containing protein, with the translated sequence MQNKLRTTPDSNFVKIFRAPALLQLAMAGAFALGAAATLQAQTPSFAPDGTFKGSSLQGWDKVGDAKWTASNGEITAAGEGLLVFNKPSQDTAVYLQFRCEAECAGGIFLRLEKKSTGMQGVMLSLEQQPTAYQVTLDNSGKVVEKTKLRIAGGQIRFAPPAPPPGTPARTFRRPELPPMPGGVAAPLEHPERGLRKDGWNEVEVLLDADILRAFFNDGGDAVSTATEGMNGFGPFALYSGGSTIHFRAIAYKDIAMKTWPKEQVGSGFRMQRVNEFYYGWSAAAADFNHDGKLDIVSGPFIYFGPDYTTSREIYPAQVVNASTNYSEEDWVQHAADFTGDGWPDVLTTSHSGGGKIGAVLYVNPKGESRRWEKYTVVVPIASEETVLADVDGDGKQELVYMGDGYMCYAKPDPAHPTEKWIVHQVSEHGPWPAHGIGAGDVNGDGRMDIVGTYGWWEQPAQNGPETKWTYHPAPFGKWGRTSAGGSKIGVYDVNGDGLPDVVTTMQAHGWGIDWFEQKRSASGEITFVPHVVMGRTPEESAGGVVFTEPHASTIADVDGDGVPDFIAGKRYWSHLDDFYDPDPYGAPVLYVYRTVRDKSAPGGARFVPELVHNFSGGGSDVLARDLNGDGAMDLITSTRSGTYIFWGVKKPGKGGSK
- a CDS encoding SMP-30/gluconolactonase/LRE family protein, with translation MLRTIATIPAVILLGMMPLSMDNGQSPVKSPAERSAVFPAHIERLDPAADRILPKNAVWHRVATGFTWVEGPVWTHSGSLMFADIASNSIRKVSADGSVTLWLQPSGYRGTEPYGGKEPGTNGMTLDSRGRLTVAGHAARNIMRFESMDPHGQVTILADSYNGKKLNSPNDLVYAHDGSLYFTDPPYGLRTQSDNDPHKELKINGVYRLPNAVDQKPGSAPDRAALQLLISDLPRPNGIAFSPDGKWLYVSNSDPKKWMRYPVKSDGTVGEGSIFLDASADKRTGAPDGLKLDTEGNLYAGGPGGVWIISPAGKHLATILTDKATANVAWGGPDGSTLYTTTTDSIYSIRLNAKGIRP